A genomic region of Rhodohalobacter sp. 614A contains the following coding sequences:
- the rimP gene encoding ribosome maturation factor RimP, with the protein MQNESINKIKEIAYPIVEQGDAFLVDVEIKHQKVPEVWILVDSESGNVSLDTYSAISRRIGDALDEEDIFQNKYRLNVSSPGLSRPLSDKRQYAKNQGRVAKVKYKEQDQYQTVEGVIKQVEKDKISINTEDGDVFEILFEDIVETKIVPKI; encoded by the coding sequence ATGCAAAACGAATCAATAAATAAAATAAAAGAGATTGCATATCCCATTGTGGAGCAAGGGGATGCATTTCTTGTTGATGTTGAGATTAAACATCAAAAGGTGCCGGAAGTATGGATTTTGGTTGATTCTGAAAGTGGAAACGTTTCGTTAGATACATATTCGGCGATTAGCCGAAGAATTGGTGATGCACTTGATGAAGAGGATATTTTTCAAAACAAATACAGACTGAATGTTTCATCCCCGGGATTGTCCCGGCCGCTCTCTGATAAGCGTCAATATGCAAAAAATCAGGGGCGTGTTGCAAAGGTGAAATATAAAGAACAAGATCAATATCAAACGGTAGAAGGCGTTATCAAACAGGTTGAAAAAGATAAAATTTCAATAAACACGGAGGATGGAGATGTGTTTGAAATTTTATTCGAAGATATTGTTGAAACCAAAATTGTTCCAAAAATTTAG